AGTTTTATAGCAATACGCCCTTATTTCGATTTAATGAGTTCTATTCTAACCACTAATCTAAATGGCGAATCTTTACTTGACTAATTCGTATTTATCAAAGTACTGAATTTGATCTTGAATTCTTTTTACGACCATATTCATCATTCTCTTATTTAGTGCTGAAGAGTTTTTGATATAAATATCATATTCTTCAACTGTAAATTGACCTATGATCATTCCCTTAAGGGAGTTTCTGAATTTAATATCTTTTTGAATTGATTTCGCGATGTAATCTATACGTTTTTCAATCTTTAACTCATAAAAACTATTCTTCATTTTTTTGATATAATTCTGAAAAGAAGCGAGAAGTAAATCATTTTGAAGTTTAAGAATTGGGCGTAACGTTTCATTCTGAAATCGTTCGTCTTCGCTCATGTTGGGCATTATTTTGGCAGAGGCAATTGTTGGTCTTATTGATTGTAGTTTCTGTGTCCTGTCCATCAAATTTTGATTTTACTTAAAGGTACGTATTAGATAAAATGTCTGCTTAACCGTTTAAATAAGTTTTTAACCTGTTATGAACAAAGTCTTTCAAGACAAAATATATGGATAGAAATTAGGGTTTTCATAATTCTCTCTAGAGACAATTGTTAATATGTAAAGTATTAAATACGCAATTGTTACAATTGGTAAATCGCTCTGCTTATAACTGCAAAATTGTGTTGATGAGAATTTTTAGACATAACTTTGCAAAGTAAATTTTCAAAAAAAGAAACTATGAGATTTCATACTAGAAAATTAGTAAAACCTGGTGATTTGAATTCTAACGGAACGTTGTTTGGAGGTCGATTATTAGCTTGGATAGATGAAGAAGCAGCACTTTACGCCATAATTCAGTTAGAAAATGGTAAAGTGGTTACCAAATATATGTCAGAAATTAATTTCATGAGCGCTGCCGTTAAAGGCGATGTTATTGAAATTGGTATTGAAGTGGTTAAGTTTGGTAAAACTTCATTAACCCTTAACTGCGAGGTTCGTAATAAAATGAACCATGAAACAATTGTTACTGTAGATAACATCATTATGGTAAACCTTGGTGAAAACGGAAA
Above is a window of Maribacter aquivivus DNA encoding:
- a CDS encoding glyoxalase, coding for MMDRTQKLQSIRPTIASAKIMPNMSEDERFQNETLRPILKLQNDLLLASFQNYIKKMKNSFYELKIEKRIDYIAKSIQKDIKFRNSLKGMIIGQFTVEEYDIYIKNSSALNKRMMNMVVKRIQDQIQYFDKYELVK
- a CDS encoding acyl-CoA thioesterase, with protein sequence MRFHTRKLVKPGDLNSNGTLFGGRLLAWIDEEAALYAIIQLENGKVVTKYMSEINFMSAAVKGDVIEIGIEVVKFGKTSLTLNCEVRNKMNHETIVTVDNIIMVNLGENGKPAAHGKTKIEFVKDRLAAMGEDH